The DNA window CGGCAGCGTGGCCGTTATGAAAGGGCTCGAAACGCCCGATGAAGACGAGATAGTCGAATTCCATGAGAATCCCTCATGTCGTTGTGAGTGCCGCGGGTCTGTCCCTTGGCTTGAAGGCAATGCTACGCCTCCTGTTCAGCACGTCAAGCGCCGGCCAACGGTCCGAGGTAGCGCTGCCACAGGTGGTTCACCAGCTGCAGGCGCGGGTCGTACCTGCGCTTGCGCGCCACCAGTTCGGGCCACTGCGGGTAGGCGCGTTGGAACTGGTCCAGCGTCGCATGCGGCCGGTAGGGCAGGTAGTGGCACCCGCCGCACAGCAAGGCCGCGTCGATCAGTGCACGTGTCCACTCGGCGGCGCGGTCATCCGACCACGGCAGTCTTCGTTGCTTGTGGTACAGCACAAAGCAGAACACGTCCTCGCGCGCCCACGACATCACCGCCAACGGATCTGCTGGTGCGTGACGAATCGAAACGTTCAACGCGTTGACCTGATGCGCCTTCAATATGTTCGCCAGCATTCGCGCGAAGGTGCGGAAGTGGGCAATCGGAATGAAGTACTCCTGCAACAGGTAGGTGGACATGCTGCGCGTGCGCGGCTCCAGCGCGGCCACGTCCAGGCTGGCCTCAAGATTGCGAAGAACCACCCGGGGCTCGCGCAGGGTCTTCTCCACCACCAGTTGCTCGCGCAGCTGCGCACCGCCCGGCAGTTCGGACACCGCCCAGATCAGGTTCTGCTCGGTGCCGTAGTGCGCCCCGACCGGCACCAGCCGCGCCGTATCGGTCAACGCAGCGTCCGTGCGATACCAGGTCACCGCCAGCGGTGAATTGAAATCCGGCGGCATCAGGTCGGCGTTGTGCATGATTGCGCGTGGATCGGCCAGCACGTGTTCGCCGAACCAGTCAACGTAAGCATCCAGCGACATGCGCTGGGTATGCCGGGCCATGGACACATTGTCGACGACGTCCAGCTCCACCTCGGTGATGACCCCCAGCAGACCGTAGCCGCCCAGCGCGGCGCGGAACAGGTCGCTGTTGTGAGTGCGCGAGGCCTCCAGCACTTCTCCCGAACGCAGCACGATCTGCAGGGCGCGCACGCTGCCGGCGATGCTGCCGCTGCCGACGTAACGTCCATGGCAGTTGACCGATACCGAGCCGCCCACGCTGAAGTTGCTGAAGCTCTGCATCACCTTCACTGCCAGCCCGTGGCGGTCCAGCTGCTCCTGCAGTGCACGCCAGCGCATGCCGGCCTGCACCCGCACCACCTTGCCGGGCACGTCCAGGAACACCAGTTGATTGCAGGTGCTCATGTCCAACTGCAAAGCCTGCTGAGCACTGGTCTGCCCGCCCATGCTGAAGCGCGCGCCGGCCACGCAGACGGTGCCGGTGTGCCGCTCCAGCGCGGCGGACACCTCAGCGGTATGGCGGATCGGCACCACCGCGGCCACCTCGGTGGGCTCCAGCTGGCTGATGTCATTCACGGTCGGCGCAGCCTGACGCGTGCAGGCGCCCAGCAAGGCCACGCTGCTGCAGCTGGCAATGAAGCGACGTCGAGAGGTCATCAGCCTTCCTGGCAATGCGAGGTCAGACCGATTGTGCCTGTTCAGCGGGCCAAGCGCGACGCGCGGCCTGCACGCGGCGGCAATTGCAGGCACCATACGGTTCCTGCTTCGTACGTGATCCCTGCATGACTGTCGTACCTGCCTTCCTTCGCCGTACTTCCCTTGTCACCCGCATCGTCATCGGCCTGCTGCTGGGCATCGTGATTGGCGTGGCACATCCGCCCACCGCGCTGGCGCTCGGTCTGCTGGGGGAAGTCTTCATCAGCGCCCTGAAGGCGGTCGCGCCGGTGCTCGTGCTGGTTCTGGTGGTGGCCTCCATTGCCGGTCATCGCGGTGGCGGCACCCACATGCGGCCGGTGCTGATGCTGTATCTGCTGGCCACCGTGGCCGCCTCGCTGGTCGGCGTCGCCGCCAGCTTCCTGTTCCCGACCACGCTGGTACTCAAGGCGGCCGGAACTGCCGCGCAGGCCGCGCCCAGCGGCATCGGCTCGGTGCTGCACACGCTGCTGCTGCAGATCGTGGACAACCCGGTCAACGCGCTGGTCAAGGCCAACTACATCGGCGTATTGGCCTGGGGCGTGGGCCTGGGGCTGGCATTGCGCCACGCCGGCGAGGCCACCCGCGCCATGCTGGCCGATGTCTCTGCTGCCTTTACCCGCGTCGTGCAGTGGGTGATCGTTCTGGCCCCGATCGGCGTGTTCGGCATCGTTGCCTCGACCATTGCAGGGTCCGGCCTCGGCGCGCTGGCCGACTACGCGCGCCTGCTGGCGGTGCTGCTGGGGGCCATGCTGGCGGTGGCGCTGCTGGCCAACCCGCTGATCGTGTTCCTCGTGACCCGTCGCAATCCCTATCCGCTGGTGCTGACCTGCCTGCGCGAAAGCGGCATTACTGCATTCTTCACCCGCTCCTCGGCCGCAAACATCCCGGTCAATCTCGCCCTGTGCAAGCGTCTGGGTCTGCATGAGGGTACCTATTCGGTGGCCATTCCGCTGGGGGCCACGATCAACATGGCCGGCGCGGCAATCACCATCTCGGTGCTCACCCTGGCGGCGGTGCATACGCTGGGTATCCAGGTCGACCTGCCCACCGCGTTGCTGCTGAGCGTGGTGGCGGCCATCGGAGCCTGCGGGGCCTCCGGCGTGCCGGGCGGCTCGCTGCTGCTGGTGCCGCTGGCCTGTGGCCTGTTCGGTATCGAGGACAGCGTGGCCATGCAGGTGGTGGCGGTCGGCTTCGTGGTCGGCGTGGTCCAGGATTCGGCGGAAACCGCGCTGAACTCGTCGTCCGACGTCGTGTTTACCGCTGCGGCCTGCGCCCGCGCGGAGCGCCTGGCGCGCTGACGCGGCCATACGCGTGTTCAGCCCAGCGCATCGAGCACCTGTTCGATGCGCTGCTGCAGCGAGCCGGTCAGCAGGGTGAACGGCCGCTGCTGCGTGGAGAGCCATCGCACATAGGCGTCGTGCTGGGCGTGCCGGAATGCGTCGTCGCGACGCGTTCCATCCTGCACAAACGGAAAGTCCGGTGCGCACATGAACAGGTGCGCATAGGGACGCTCTGCCAGCGCATGTAGCTCAGCCTCGGCCCTGTCGAACATGTCCTGGCAGTAGAGCAGGGTGGTGAGTGGCGTGGTGTCGCACACCAGCCATCGATCCGCCGTTGCCGCCAGCGCGTTCTCGCGTTGCACCTGAACCTGTGCGATGTGCAGCAGGTCGTCGTAGTCCAGCGCACCGGCTTTCGCTTCCCAGTGCTCGCGGCCAAACTCCGCCGCCCAGTGCGTCTTCAGGCGGTGCGCCAGCGCAGTTGCCAGCGTGGTCTTGCCGCTGGATTCCCCGCCGAGCAGGCCGATGCGGCCAACAAAGTCCGCATACACGCGGGGATCGAGATAGTGGCGCAGGCCATGGGGATCAGCGCGTAGCGCAGTACCCGATACCGGAACATGGCGTCGATCGAGATCCAGGCAGACATGGGCGACCGGCCAGACCTCTCCCGTTGAGCCACTGAAATGGTGCTGCAACGCAGCCGCGAAGTCATCGCCATAGTGCTCGCTGGTGAATACCGCATCGACGCGGCAGTCCCACAGCGACGCGCAGACCCACGCCACGAACGTGCGCTGTGATGCGTCATCGTCCCGGTTGTCGGGCAGTTGGCGTGGCGCAATCCCTCGCTGCGCACACAGGTGTGCCAGCCGTGCCTCATCCAGCACCAGCCGCTCCACCTGCGGATACAGCGCCTGCAGCCAGGCCTCGCGACGCGCGGCGTCGCAGCCGGGTAGCTCCGGCTGGCTCCAGCTCAGCAGCAGCACCCGGTCGCAGCGCGACAGCGCATGGTCGATCAGGGCCTGGTGGCCTCGGTGCAGCGGGCTGAACTTGCCAACCACCAGCCCGGTGTTGAAGCGATCCTGCATGTACGGCGTTCTTCCGTGAAGCGGGGCGGCCAGTCTACGGGGTCGCCCAGGGACATGGAGGAATCAACTGAACAGCGCGATCCGTGCCCGGAGTCTCAGGCCGTGAGAGACGCTTTCGTCATACTGGGCATATAGCGTCAAACCCAGCCGCTTGCAGCGCGGCACTGACAGGCAAGTCACACCCATCCAGGGACGGCCACAGGCGCATCCAGGCGTCGCAGGCAGCGGGGGTAGTGTGGTGGCAGACAAGTATTGCGATCTGGTCATGAAAGGCGGCATCACCAGCGGCATCGTGTATCCCAACGCGGTGCTGTCGCTGGCCCGCGAGTACCGGTTCAAGAACATCGGCGGCACCTCAGCCGGGGCAATTGCCGCAGCGGTGGCCGCGGCCGCCGCGATGGGCGACCGGCGTTGCCGGGCCGGTGAAGCCTTGGGGCCCAACGCTGGTTTTGCCGGCCTGGCCGACGTCAGCACCCAGCTGTCGCGGCGAGGCTTCATCTACAGCCTGTTCCAGCCCGTGTATGGCGCACGTACCGCTTATCGCCTGCTGGTGATGTTGACCGGCAAGGCCGGCGTGCCGCGCAAGGTGCTGTGCCTGCTGGCGGCGGTGTTCGCGATTGCGCCGCTGGAGCTGCTGGCCGCGCTGGTGGGGCTGCTTGGCATTGGCTGGCTGGCCGGTGGCATGGCCGGCGTGTGGGCGACGCTGCTGCCATCGCTGTTGTGTGCGTACGGTGCGGGCGTGCTGGCCTCGGCGCTACGTGTGGCGCGGGTGGCTCGCCGCAATCTGCTGGGGCTTTGTTCCGGTGCCACGCAAGCCGATGCCAGTGCACCGGCACTGACCGACTGGCTGCACACCCAGCTGCAGGCGTTGTCGGGCAAACCGCTCGAGCAGCCGCTTACCTTTGCCGACCTGCACAACGCGCCGCGCTACGTGGGTGAGCCGGTCGGCGCACATGCGGTCAGTCTGCAGATGATCACCACCTGCGTGTCGCACACCGAACCGCGCACGCTGCCGTTCACCGCCTCGCAGTTCTGGTTCCGGCGCGAGGAGTTTGAACGGCTGTTCCCGGCCAGTGTGGTGCATTGGTTGGTGGAGCGAGCAGGCACGCCGCAGTCCGTCGACGGTGTCGACTACTACCGGCTGCCGGAAGGCGAACACCTGCCGGTCCTGGTCGCCACGCGCATGAGCCTGAGCTTCCCGCTGCTGATCAGTGCGGTGCCGCTGCATGAGCCTGCGCGCCGCGAGCGCCGCTGCGATCCGGTGGAAGACCCGGCCCCACCGCGTGACAACACCAATGTCGCCGACAGCATGGAGGGACTCACCAGCGGCGGTCACAGCTGTGGTCCGGTGATTACCGCATTCCGGGTGTGCTGGTTCTCCGATGGTGGCATCAGCAGCAACTTCCCCATCCACCTGTTCGACGCCGCGCTGCCGCGCTGGCCGACCTTCGGCATCAACCTTGTCTACCCGCGTCATGCCGAGCCGGAGCGTCTGTCGCCGGATTCACCGGATGCGATCAACGCCGCAGTGTTCCTGCCCACCGAGAACCGCCATGGCTGGCAGCGCAGCTACCACGCCATCGCGCGGCCGCTGGCGGCGGCGGAGATGAGCGGCTTCCTGTTCTCCATCGTTTCCACCATGCAGAACTGGCGCGACGTGCTGCAGGCGCGTGCGCCCGGTTACCGCGACCGCATCGTGCACGTGTCGTTGCAGGGCGACGAAGGCGGCATGAATCTGGACATGCCGCAGGCCGTGCTCAGCCGCATCGCGGCCAAGGGCAGTGTGGCGGGTGAACGTTTCTGCGATTTCTCGTTCGCCAATCACTACTGGATCCGCTGGCGCAACCTGGCCTCGGCCTATCAGCGCTATACGTTGGAGATCGCACGCACCGATGATCCACTGCAGCGCGTGGCGGCGTGGGCACCGGCGTATGAGACGGTGGCCATCGGTGAGCCGTTGGAGCCGTCTTACCGGCTCAGCTCGGAAGAGAAGCGGCGTGAGTCGCAGCAGCTGTGGCGGATGATGGTGGAGCAGGGTGAGGCGTGGGAAGACCTGGGCCCCGATCTGACCGATGGCGCGCCGCGGCCATTACCGCAGATGAAGGTCACGCCAAGCTATTGACCGGTAGGTGCCCACCGTTGGTGGGCACGAACAGTGGCGATGCAAGACGCGCGCCGCGTTGCGGCGTCGCACGACCAACGGTCGTGCGCTACCGCCATCTCTCCACCGTTCCGGCGGCTGCCGGTCGCAGATCAGGGCATACTCCTGCTGTCCAGCTACGGAACCGAGATGAACAACGGTCACCTCCTGCTCATGCTGATTCTTCCCTGCATTGCGACCGTGTTCCGGGTCGTGATCTTTGTCAGGAAGGGCGGGAAGGTACGTACTTCCCTATGGAACTGCGTTCTGGACCAGTTGAAGGCCGTAAGCTTGTACGGCCTGCTCGGCTCGCCTCTGGGTGTTCTGCCCTTGGTGGTCATTGGCGTGATCCTTAAGGGCGAGCTGCTCCATCTCTGGATCGTGATTCCTGCCATGCTGTTTTCCTTCCTGTTTGGAGCGCTCCCGGCAATGGCAACCGGGGCGGTCATCGGCGCTCTCAAACCCTGGCTTTGGGGATGGGGGGCGCTCGTGGCAGGCTGTGTTTTCGGCATGCTGCTCACGGCTCAGTGGGTCGTCGCCATCTCCCTTGCCGATGAGTTGAAAGATGTAATGATCTTTGCGCTCGCCGGGGGATTCGCCGGTCTGGTGTGCTCGGGAATCCTGTTCCGCAGGTCAGGAACAGCGGTCTAGCCGCGCCCCGGCAACTGCGCGAACGCGCGCTGCATGCAGTCCTCGCGCGGGCACACCCGGCACCCGGGTCCGATCGACACCGAGTTGCCCGGGCTCTGGATATCCAGCCCGCGTGTATAGATCAGCCGTTCGGCATGCTGCAGGTCACAGCCCAGCGCCACTGCAAAGGTCTTGCGCGGCTGCCCATGCCCGATCGGGCCGCTGCTGACCTGACGCGCCAGCCAGAAATGGCGACGGCCATCGGGCATGCGTGCCGTCTGGGTCAGCACCCGCCCGGGCTGGTTGAAGGCTTCGTACACGATCCACAGCGGACACGAGCCGCCCACCTGCGAGAAGTGGAAGTCGGTCGCCGAATGCCGCTTGGATACGTTGCCGGCGCGATCCACGCGAATGAAAAAGAACGGCAACCCTGGCGCACTGCGCCGTGCCAGCGTGCTCAGCCGATGGCACACCGCCTCGAAGCCCACGCCGAACCGGTGTGCCAGCAGGTCGATGTCATACGCACTCTGTTCTGCCGCGCGCAGGAACTGTGCATACGGCATCACCAGCGCGCCGGCGAAGTAATTGCTCATGCCGATCCGCGCCTGCGCAATCTGCTCCGGCTCGCGGAAGCCCGCACGTGCGATCACCGCGTCGATCTGCGCGGCATAGCCCAGCAGCCCTAGTTCGGCCGCCATCTGGAACGCCTGCTGGCCCGGCTCCAGGTAATCCGGCAGCCACAGCGTGCGGCTGCCGCCGTCATACACCCGCTTCTCGCGCCCGGCCTGCAGCGGAGCCACTTCCACCAGCACGCCATGACGGTCGGCCAGCAGCTGGCGCAGGCGCGGCGCGACGTGCCCGGCCACCAGCCCCCATTCGGCGAACAGCTGCTCGGCCAGGTCGTCCAGCTCGGGAATGTGGTTGTGCATGCGGTTGAAGAAATCACGCACCTGGTCACCGGCCGGCAGCGCCTGCCCGGCCTGCGGGTCGCCCAGCTGGAACTCCAGTGCCGCCGCGTGCTCGCGAAGCAGCAGGTGGCGGCGGTGCAGGTCGAGCAGGGCATGGCTGATCTGCGGCAGGTTGCCGGCCATCGCGCGCAGTTCGGTGCTGCTGACGTTGTCCAGGCCGAGGTCGCGCAGGGTCTGCCCCAGTGCCTCCTGCAGCGCCGCCGGCTCGTCGTCCTCGAACAACGCGCCGAGGTCGCCCAGTACCTCACCCAGCTTCTGCTGCACCGCCGGGGTCAGCGGGCGCTTGTTGCGCTCGATCTGGTTCAGGTAGCTGGCCGACAGCCCCAGCGCCCGGGCCAGGTCGGCCTGGCTGAAGCCGCGCTGCTCGCGCAGCTTGAGCAGGCGCAGGCCGATCTGGCGGAGGGGAGGCTGGCTATTCACAAAATTCACAAGAATCGTAGCGGGCGTTGGCCAGATTAAGCGCAGACAGCCCGGAAATCGAGTGTTGGCCTGTGAATAATGCCAATCACCTTTTCGCACCCGCCGGGATTGTCATGACTGTTGCAGCGCCCCGTATCCGCATGTTGATCGACGGCCAGTTCGTCGAGTCGGCCAGCTCCAACTGGCAGAACGTGGTCAATCCGGCCACCCAGGACGTCCTGGCGCAGGTGCCGTTCGCCACCGTGAGCGAAGTGGACGCGGCCGTCGCTGCCGCCAAGGAAGCCTTCAAGACCTGGCGCAAGACCCCGATCGGCACCCGCGCCCGCATCTTCCTGAAGTACCAGCAGCTGATCCGCGAGCACATGAGCGAGCTGGCCCACATCCTCAGCGCCGAACAGGGCAAGACCCTGCCCGACGCGGAAGGTGATGTGTTCCGCGGCCTGGAAGTGGTCGAGCACGCCGCCGCCATCGGCAACCTGCAGCTGGGCGAGCTGGCCAACAATGTCGCCAACGGCGTGGACACCTACACCCTGCTGCAGCCGCTGGGCGTGTGCGCCGGCATCACCCCGTTCAACTTCCCGGCGATGATTCCGCTGTGGATGTTCCCGATGGCCATCGCCACCGGCAACACCTTCATCCTGAAGCCGTCCGAACAGGACCCGATGGTCACCATGCGCCTGGTCGAACTGGCGCTGGAAGCCGGCATTCCCAAGGGCGTGCTCAACGTCGTGCACGGTGGCGAAGAAGTGGTCAACGCGATCTGCGACCACCCGGACATCAAGGCCGTCTCGTTCGTCGGTTCCACCCGTGTCGGCACCCACGTGTACAACCGCGCCTCGCTGGCCGGCAAGCGCGTGCAGTGCATGATGGGCGCGAAGAACCACGCCGTGGTGCTGCCGGACGCGAACAAGGAACAGAGCCTCAATGCCATGGTCGGTGCCGCCTTCGGTGCCGCCGGCCAGCGCTGCATGGCCGCCTCCACCCTGGTGCTGGTCGGTGAGGCCCGCGAGTGGGTGCCGGATCTGGTCGCCAAGGCCAAGACCCTGAAGGTCAGCGGCGGCACCGTCGCCGGCACCGATGTGGGTCCGGTGATTTCCTGCGCCGCCCGCGAGCGCGTGGAAGGGTTGATCGCCTCCGGCGTGGAGCAGGGCGCGAAGCTGGTGCTGGACGGCCGCAACCCGCAGGTCGATGGCTTCGAGAAGGGCAACTTCGTCGGCCCCACCATCTTCTCTGGCGTGAAGCCGGGCATGCGCATCTATGACGAGGAAATCTTCGGGCCGGTGCTGGTCATCCTCGAAGTGGACACGCTGGAAGATGCCATCGAGCTGATCAACGCCAATCCGAACGGCAACGGCACCGCCGTGTTCACCCAGTCTGGTGCGGCCGCGCGCAAGTTCCAGGAAGACATCGACGTCGGCCAGGTTGGTATCAACGTGCCGATCCCGGTGCCGGTGCCGCTGTTCTCGTTCACCGGTTCGCGTGCGTCCAAGCTGGGCGACCTGGGTCCGTATGGCAAGCAGGTGGTGATGTTCTACACCCAGACCAAGACGATCACCTCGCGCTGGTTCGACGACGAGACGCTGGGTCATGGCGTCAACACCACGATCAGCCTGAAGTAAGCAGGAGTTTCACCATGAGCCACTCGATGACGACGGAACTCGAAGAAGCGCAGCAGGCCTATAGGGAGGCGGCACGTGACTTCGCCCAGGCCGAACTGGCACCGCACGCCGCGCGATGGGATGCGGAGGGCATCTTTCCGCGCGAGGCGATCGCCAAGGCA is part of the Stenotrophomonas oahuensis genome and encodes:
- a CDS encoding FAD-binding oxidoreductase; this translates as MTSRRRFIASCSSVALLGACTRQAAPTVNDISQLEPTEVAAVVPIRHTAEVSAALERHTGTVCVAGARFSMGGQTSAQQALQLDMSTCNQLVFLDVPGKVVRVQAGMRWRALQEQLDRHGLAVKVMQSFSNFSVGGSVSVNCHGRYVGSGSIAGSVRALQIVLRSGEVLEASRTHNSDLFRAALGGYGLLGVITEVELDVVDNVSMARHTQRMSLDAYVDWFGEHVLADPRAIMHNADLMPPDFNSPLAVTWYRTDAALTDTARLVPVGAHYGTEQNLIWAVSELPGGAQLREQLVVEKTLREPRVVLRNLEASLDVAALEPRTRSMSTYLLQEYFIPIAHFRTFARMLANILKAHQVNALNVSIRHAPADPLAVMSWAREDVFCFVLYHKQRRLPWSDDRAAEWTRALIDAALLCGGCHYLPYRPHATLDQFQRAYPQWPELVARKRRYDPRLQLVNHLWQRYLGPLAGA
- the sstT gene encoding serine/threonine transporter SstT; this translates as MTVVPAFLRRTSLVTRIVIGLLLGIVIGVAHPPTALALGLLGEVFISALKAVAPVLVLVLVVASIAGHRGGGTHMRPVLMLYLLATVAASLVGVAASFLFPTTLVLKAAGTAAQAAPSGIGSVLHTLLLQIVDNPVNALVKANYIGVLAWGVGLGLALRHAGEATRAMLADVSAAFTRVVQWVIVLAPIGVFGIVASTIAGSGLGALADYARLLAVLLGAMLAVALLANPLIVFLVTRRNPYPLVLTCLRESGITAFFTRSSAANIPVNLALCKRLGLHEGTYSVAIPLGATINMAGAAITISVLTLAAVHTLGIQVDLPTALLLSVVAAIGACGASGVPGGSLLLVPLACGLFGIEDSVAMQVVAVGFVVGVVQDSAETALNSSSDVVFTAAACARAERLAR
- a CDS encoding patatin-like phospholipase family protein, with the protein product MKGGITSGIVYPNAVLSLAREYRFKNIGGTSAGAIAAAVAAAAAMGDRRCRAGEALGPNAGFAGLADVSTQLSRRGFIYSLFQPVYGARTAYRLLVMLTGKAGVPRKVLCLLAAVFAIAPLELLAALVGLLGIGWLAGGMAGVWATLLPSLLCAYGAGVLASALRVARVARRNLLGLCSGATQADASAPALTDWLHTQLQALSGKPLEQPLTFADLHNAPRYVGEPVGAHAVSLQMITTCVSHTEPRTLPFTASQFWFRREEFERLFPASVVHWLVERAGTPQSVDGVDYYRLPEGEHLPVLVATRMSLSFPLLISAVPLHEPARRERRCDPVEDPAPPRDNTNVADSMEGLTSGGHSCGPVITAFRVCWFSDGGISSNFPIHLFDAALPRWPTFGINLVYPRHAEPERLSPDSPDAINAAVFLPTENRHGWQRSYHAIARPLAAAEMSGFLFSIVSTMQNWRDVLQARAPGYRDRIVHVSLQGDEGGMNLDMPQAVLSRIAAKGSVAGERFCDFSFANHYWIRWRNLASAYQRYTLEIARTDDPLQRVAAWAPAYETVAIGEPLEPSYRLSSEEKRRESQQLWRMMVEQGEAWEDLGPDLTDGAPRPLPQMKVTPSY
- a CDS encoding CoA-acylating methylmalonate-semialdehyde dehydrogenase — translated: MTVAAPRIRMLIDGQFVESASSNWQNVVNPATQDVLAQVPFATVSEVDAAVAAAKEAFKTWRKTPIGTRARIFLKYQQLIREHMSELAHILSAEQGKTLPDAEGDVFRGLEVVEHAAAIGNLQLGELANNVANGVDTYTLLQPLGVCAGITPFNFPAMIPLWMFPMAIATGNTFILKPSEQDPMVTMRLVELALEAGIPKGVLNVVHGGEEVVNAICDHPDIKAVSFVGSTRVGTHVYNRASLAGKRVQCMMGAKNHAVVLPDANKEQSLNAMVGAAFGAAGQRCMAASTLVLVGEAREWVPDLVAKAKTLKVSGGTVAGTDVGPVISCAARERVEGLIASGVEQGAKLVLDGRNPQVDGFEKGNFVGPTIFSGVKPGMRIYDEEIFGPVLVILEVDTLEDAIELINANPNGNGTAVFTQSGAAARKFQEDIDVGQVGINVPIPVPVPLFSFTGSRASKLGDLGPYGKQVVMFYTQTKTITSRWFDDETLGHGVNTTISLK
- a CDS encoding AAA family ATPase — protein: MQDRFNTGLVVGKFSPLHRGHQALIDHALSRCDRVLLLSWSQPELPGCDAARREAWLQALYPQVERLVLDEARLAHLCAQRGIAPRQLPDNRDDDASQRTFVAWVCASLWDCRVDAVFTSEHYGDDFAAALQHHFSGSTGEVWPVAHVCLDLDRRHVPVSGTALRADPHGLRHYLDPRVYADFVGRIGLLGGESSGKTTLATALAHRLKTHWAAEFGREHWEAKAGALDYDDLLHIAQVQVQRENALAATADRWLVCDTTPLTTLLYCQDMFDRAEAELHALAERPYAHLFMCAPDFPFVQDGTRRDDAFRHAQHDAYVRWLSTQQRPFTLLTGSLQQRIEQVLDALG
- a CDS encoding helix-turn-helix domain-containing protein, whose protein sequence is MNSQPPLRQIGLRLLKLREQRGFSQADLARALGLSASYLNQIERNKRPLTPAVQQKLGEVLGDLGALFEDDEPAALQEALGQTLRDLGLDNVSSTELRAMAGNLPQISHALLDLHRRHLLLREHAAALEFQLGDPQAGQALPAGDQVRDFFNRMHNHIPELDDLAEQLFAEWGLVAGHVAPRLRQLLADRHGVLVEVAPLQAGREKRVYDGGSRTLWLPDYLEPGQQAFQMAAELGLLGYAAQIDAVIARAGFREPEQIAQARIGMSNYFAGALVMPYAQFLRAAEQSAYDIDLLAHRFGVGFEAVCHRLSTLARRSAPGLPFFFIRVDRAGNVSKRHSATDFHFSQVGGSCPLWIVYEAFNQPGRVLTQTARMPDGRRHFWLARQVSSGPIGHGQPRKTFAVALGCDLQHAERLIYTRGLDIQSPGNSVSIGPGCRVCPREDCMQRAFAQLPGRG